A single region of the Gorilla gorilla gorilla isolate KB3781 chromosome 1, NHGRI_mGorGor1-v2.1_pri, whole genome shotgun sequence genome encodes:
- the LOC101131889 gene encoding olfactory receptor 2T12 produces the protein MEMRNTTPDFILLGLFNRTTAHQVLFMMLLATVLTSLFSNSLMILLIHRDRRLHTPMYFLLSQLSLMDVMLVSTTVPKMAADYLTGNKAISRAGCGVQIFFLPTLGGGECFLLAAMAYDRYAAVCHPLRYPTLMSWQLCLRMTMLSWLLGAADGLLQAVVTLSFPYCGAHEIDHFFCEAPVLVRLACADTSVFENAMYICCVLMLLVPFSLILSSYGLILAAVLHMRSTEARKKAFATCSSHLAVVGLFYGAAIFTYMRPKSHRSTNHDKVVSAFYSMFTPLLNPLIYSVRNSEVKEALKQWLGMCVNLKHLQNEAHRSR, from the coding sequence ATGGAGATGAGAAATACTACCCCAGACTTTATTCTCCTAGGACTCTTTAACCGCACCACAGCCCACCAAGTCCTCTTCATGATGCTTCTGGCCACCGTTTTGACCTCCCTGTTTAGCAATTCCCTCATGATTCTCCTGATTCACCGGGACCGCCGGCTCCACACGCCCATGTACTTCCTCCTGAGCCAACTCTCCCTCATGGACGTGATGCTGGTTTCCACCACTGTGCCCAAAATGGCGGCTGACTACTTGACCGGAAATAAGGCCATCTCCCGCGCTGGCTGTGGTGTGCAGATCTTCTTCCTCCCCACACTGGGTGGTGGAGAGTGCTTCCTCTTAGCAGCCATGGCCTATGACCGCTATGCGGCTGTCTGCCACCCACTCCGATATCCCACTCTCATGAGCTGGCAGCTGTGCCTGAGGATGACCATGTTGTCTTGGCTCCTGGGTGCAGCTGACGGCCTCCTGCAGGCTGTTGTTACCCTGAGCTTCCCATATTGCGGTGCACACGAGATCGATCACTTCTTCTGCGAGGCCCCCGTGCTGGTTCGTTTGGCTTGTGCTGACACTTCAGTCTTCGAAAACGCCATGTACATCTGCTGTGTGTTAATGCTCCTGGTCCCCTTTTCCCTCATCCTGTCCTCCTATGGTCTCATCCTCGCTGCTGTTCTGCACATGCGCTCTACAGAAGCCCGCAAGAAGGCCTTTGCCACCTGCTCTTCACATTTGGCTGTGGTGGGACTCTTTTATGGAGCTGCCATTTTTACCTATATGAGACCCAAATCCCACAGGTCCACTAACCACGACAAGGTTGTGTCAGCCTTCTATAGTATGTTCACCCCTTTACTAAACCCCCTCATCTACAGTGTGAGGAACAGTGAGGTTAAGGAAGCCCTGAAACAGTGGCTGGGGATGTGTGTAAACCTAAAACACCTGCAAAATGAGGCCCACAGGTCAAGATGA